From Acidimicrobiales bacterium, the proteins below share one genomic window:
- a CDS encoding rhodanese-like domain-containing protein: MPRSIDRHRLRELMDNGAQLVEVLPADEYAEEHIPGAVNIPLKELDSHSAARLDASRPVAVYCWDAL; this comes from the coding sequence ATGCCTAGGTCGATTGATCGTCACCGCCTTCGCGAACTGATGGACAACGGAGCCCAGCTGGTTGAGGTCCTCCCAGCCGATGAGTATGCGGAGGAACACATTCCGGGTGCGGTGAACATTCCCCTCAAAGAACTCGACTCCCACAGCGCTGCTCGACTCGACGCCTCCCGGCCGGTCGCCGTCTACTGCTGGGATGCCCTTTGA